In Zingiber officinale cultivar Zhangliang chromosome 6A, Zo_v1.1, whole genome shotgun sequence, a single genomic region encodes these proteins:
- the LOC121996471 gene encoding transcription termination factor MTERF8, chloroplastic-like, translating into MMKRLHYFSFCKTVYFARSPHPHYASLLFAVLPYSDSATAAAASATGKHMFMVQYLVDSCGFDQQKATEASKLLKGIQSRQQPDSVLAFLKSYGFDDASVKKLLRYSPKCLLLDVEKTLAPKFRAFEDLGLSPSDIVHLVWSNPSAVKIKHERTVPKIEFWQGLLGSKDALVKLFKRNRAILAYSMEKRIQPNIELLRECGLDGPKLTSVLRFCPLIVAQNADFLKTLISRAEDLGVPQTSGMFHITLRALLMVSPEKFKMQMELFRSFGWSEDNFVAAFQKCPTFTQGSLTTLQRKMEFLINEVGYASSYIAIRPILLIMSLERRLIPRHRILATLKYRGHCESDYKVTAYMMASETKFVEKYIIFYKDRYPDLSELYASLKHTNTSDSGLQ; encoded by the coding sequence ATGATGAAGAGGCTACATTACTTCTCCTTCTGCAAAACCGTGTATTTCGCTCGTTCTCCTCACCCCCACTATGCTTCCCTCCTCTTTGCCGTCTTACCTTACTCGGACtccgccaccgccgccgccgcatCCGCCACCGGGAAGCACATGTTCATGGTCCAATACCTCGTCGACTCATGTGGCTTCGACCAGCAGAAGGCCACCGAGGCCTCGAAGCTTCTCAAGGGCATCCAATCCCGGCAGCAGCCCGACTCCGTCCTTGCTTTCCTCAAAAGTTACGGCTTCGATGACGCATCAGTGAAAAAGCTCCTACGTTATTCACCCAAATGTCTTCTTTTGGACGTAGAGAAGACACTTGCGCCAAAGTTCCGAGCTTTCGAAGATCTGGGTCTCTCCCCATCCGACATCGTCCACCTCGTCTGGTCGAATCCCTCCGCCGTCAAAATCAAACATGAACGCACTGTGCCTAAGATCGAATTTTGGCAAGGCCTTCTCGGGTCCAAGGATGCCCTAGTGAAGTTGTTCAAGAGAAACCGAGCGATTCTTGCGTACAGTATGGAGAAGAGGATCCAGCCCAACATTGAGTTGCTCCGGGAATGCGGCTTGGACGGCCCAAAGCTTACCTCTGTGTTGCGGTTCTGCCCACTGATCGTGGCACAGAATGCTGATTTCTTGAAGACCTTGATCAGTCGCGCGGAGGACTTGGGAGTGCCACAGACATCGGGGATGTTCCATATTACTCTGCGTGCACTCTTGATGGTCAGTCcagagaagttcaagatgcaaatgGAATTGTTCCGGAGCTTCGGGTGGTCAGAGGACAATTTTGTTGCGGCATTCCAAAAGTGTCCTACCTTCACACAAGGGTCTTTGACGACATTGCAGAGAAAAATGGAGTTTTTGATAAATGAGGTTGGATATGCTTCTTCTTACATTGCTATACGTCCGATACTATTGATAATGAGCTTGGAGAGAAGGTTAATTCCAAGACATCGGATCTTGGCAACCTTGAAGTATAGGGGGCACTGTGAAAGTGATTACAAAGTGACGGCATATATGATGGCTTCTGAGACCAAATTTGTAGAGAAGTACATTATCTTCTATAAGGATAGATATCCAGATCTGAGTGAACTCTATGCAAGCTTGAAACACACAAATACTTCTGATTCTGGACTTCAATGA